CCAGATGCCGGCCCTGGAGCCGTATTCGAACGCCGATTCCAGGGTGACGTTCCGTACTGCTGCTGGCTGGGCGGGAATCCAGTGTGCCGCCAGGTCGTCGGCCTTGTCGCCGCGGGCGATGCTGCGCTCAGCGCCCTCTTCCACATTGATCACCAAGGAAACCGCCACCCTGGCATTGCCCGGCCAGCGGAACTCTGGCGGCGTTTCGCCATATCCGACGAAATCCCGCTGCGTGGGTGGTTGTGCCATTGGCTTCTCCATTTCGGGGGTTCCTGCGCCGCAGCGTTACGGCTATAGTGAAGCAAACTTCGATATGATGAAACTAGCCGAGAGGGGCCTGAATGTCTACGCTCATCCGCGGAGGCACCGTCATTACGGCGTCGGGCGATACAGCCATCGACGGCGGCGCGGTAGTCATCCGCGATGGCCGCATTGCGGATGTGCTCCACCGATGGGATGCAGGTCAGCCGTTTGACGGCGAAGTGATTGAGGCGTCCGGCTGCGTCGTCATGCCAGGACTGATCAATATCCACACCCACGGAGTGACCCCGGGCCCGCTGTTCCCGAGTGCGGCACCGGCGCTGCCCGCCGAGCGATGGATGGCGAACCTGGACAGGCACCTTCTGGCGGGAACCACCACAGTCCTCAGCCTCTGTGGTTTCGCCTCCATGGACGATGTCCGCGAAGCAGACAAAAGGCACGCCGTGCACGTCCGTGGTGCAACGACGCATCTACCCCATTGCTTGCGGGCCGCAGCTCTGGCGGACGGCCGGGGTCTTACAGTCGAGGCGGGCGAACTCACCGTTGAGGCGATGCTCGACGACGGCGCTGTCGCCATCGGTGAGTTGGGCGGTGGACAAACCCTGGGCGGCGGAGGGCAGGACCTCGTATACATCCCTGCGGCCATCCAAAAAACCTCCGGCATTCGAGTCACTATTGATCAAGCCCGCCGCATCAAGGAAGCAGTCCTGGGCAGGTTCATCGACGTCCGCGCATTCGATCCGGCAGCCCTTGCGGAGGCGGCCCAGGACGCTGGCCTGGCCGACGCCTTCACGGCTACCCAGTTGGCGAAGCTCGTCAGGGACACCGTGATGCCGTCGTTTGTCCCGGCCATCGAAGGAATCAGGGAGGGCGTCCGTGCAGCGTCGAAGTTTGGCGTGCCAGCCATCGTGCACAGCGCATCCGCGACCTCCAGCGTCTTAAGGGAACTGATGCCCGAGCTTGATGGAACGGGAGCCACGATCATTGCGGCGCACGCTAACCACCCTTCCCACACGCCGGCAGAGGCCTACGAACTGGCTGTCCTGGGCAGAAGAATGGGTTGGCCGGCCGAGGCTTCAGTGTTTGATCTGCTGCACCGCCAGCGAACGGTGACGACGCGCGAGCACTGGGACTTGCTGCTTCAGGAACCCGGACTGATATCAGTCCTCGGGACCGACTATGGACACGACGGGGATCATGACGAGCTAATCTCTGCCGTCCAGGACATCGCGGCGCACGGACACCGATCCTTGGCAGGTGCCGTGGCGATGGCAACCTCTGCCGTAGCTGATCTGGTTCCGGGCATCGCACCCGGAAGCGGGCGGCTCGAGGCTGGGCGAGTCGGGGATCTAGTGGTCGCCAACGCCGAGGATTTCAGGGATGTGCGTTTTGTTCTGGCAGACGGCGTCTGCGTGGTTCGCGATGGACGGCTCACCCCGGAGGCGCACCGATGAGTCAACCATCCAACAAGGCGCTGCCGTTGAGCAGTCACCAACTGGCAATCGTCCGTGAGCTGGTTGGAGCTTCGATTGCCCAGCAGGACCTTCCCGCGCTGGAGAGTGCCTACCGCGACTTCCGGACTGGGATGTATTCCCTGAAGGCTGCCTTTGAACAGCAAATCCTTCTGGAAAAGGAGACCGACGCAAAACGGGAGGTGAATCCTTGACGGAAGCGTGGGAACTGGGCATCGCGGAAGCAGCCGTACTCATCCGGCGCCGCCACCTGTCCGCTGTTGAACTGCTCGACTCTGTTCTGGATCGTGCCCGGGCCACAGAGGAGTATGCCCAGGCGTGGGCGCATATCGACGAACGCGGCGCACGTGAAGCGGCCCGCATCGCCGATGACCTGGCCGTCGGGGGCCAATTCGCAGGCAGCCTTCACGGGATCCCCATCGGAGTGAAGGATGTCATAGACGTCCAGGGGATGCCGACGGAAGCCGGCTCCGAAAGCCTCCGTGGGAATATCGCGCTGGACGACGCCGGAGTGGTACGCCGACTCCGTGAAAGCGGTGCCGTTATTCTCGGAAAGCTTCAAACACACGAGTTCGCCTTCGGACAGGGAACTCCGCCGTCGCGAAACCCGTGGGATCCTGACAGGTACGCAGGAGGCTCATCCGTTGGATCGGGTGTTGCCGTCGCTGTGGGATCAATTCCCGGGGCGCTGGGCACTGATACCGGTGGCTCCGTCCGGAACCCGGCCGCCATCAACGGGCTGGTGGGGCTCAAGCCAAGCTACGGCGTCGCTTCTTCCTCCGGCGTCCTTCACGTAAGCCACACCATGGACCACGTGGGACCCATTGCCCGGAGCGTCGAAGACTGCGCGGCACTTCTGGACGGCATGGTGGATCCACAGGGGATGGCACTGCTTGGGGGGCCCGTGTCAGCCCAAATGCGTGACGCCCCTGTTCCGGTCAGGCTTGGGGTCGATCGCAGAATG
This window of the Arthrobacter sp. StoSoilB5 genome carries:
- a CDS encoding amidohydrolase family protein; amino-acid sequence: MSTLIRGGTVITASGDTAIDGGAVVIRDGRIADVLHRWDAGQPFDGEVIEASGCVVMPGLINIHTHGVTPGPLFPSAAPALPAERWMANLDRHLLAGTTTVLSLCGFASMDDVREADKRHAVHVRGATTHLPHCLRAAALADGRGLTVEAGELTVEAMLDDGAVAIGELGGGQTLGGGGQDLVYIPAAIQKTSGIRVTIDQARRIKEAVLGRFIDVRAFDPAALAEAAQDAGLADAFTATQLAKLVRDTVMPSFVPAIEGIREGVRAASKFGVPAIVHSASATSSVLRELMPELDGTGATIIAAHANHPSHTPAEAYELAVLGRRMGWPAEASVFDLLHRQRTVTTREHWDLLLQEPGLISVLGTDYGHDGDHDELISAVQDIAAHGHRSLAGAVAMATSAVADLVPGIAPGSGRLEAGRVGDLVVANAEDFRDVRFVLADGVCVVRDGRLTPEAHR
- a CDS encoding amidase, which codes for MTEAWELGIAEAAVLIRRRHLSAVELLDSVLDRARATEEYAQAWAHIDERGAREAARIADDLAVGGQFAGSLHGIPIGVKDVIDVQGMPTEAGSESLRGNIALDDAGVVRRLRESGAVILGKLQTHEFAFGQGTPPSRNPWDPDRYAGGSSVGSGVAVAVGSIPGALGTDTGGSVRNPAAINGLVGLKPSYGVASSSGVLHVSHTMDHVGPIARSVEDCAALLDGMVDPQGMALLGGPVSAQMRDAPVPVRLGVDRRMWSEWGVTADVREAVEGALRVLTDLKFEIVELPLPELDLALHASVAISLSEASHHHRARLGSAAERYLPATRIMIETGALASEEDLQLAWQVREHLRWFLPRAMAQAGVHGLVSPTLPAIAPFARTMSSELTGSPGEDSLSAALRMLSAANLTGMPGVSVPCGFASGQPVGLHIMGPEHTDATVLAIAHAYERATQWKGFVPVHMLPQTVG